One genomic window of Panicum hallii strain FIL2 chromosome 6, PHallii_v3.1, whole genome shotgun sequence includes the following:
- the LOC112898592 gene encoding glutamyl-tRNA reductase-binding protein, chloroplastic, producing the protein MSSSSSPSLLSSPLPSPATVLSKKPASLRAVPSGTARRWVRVVAAAAAAAAPVSAASQARPSAAEVARTVVELAPSGTLSVVGPDGWPLGVGARFVADAAGAPALCLAAAEVAVPDAPSSFHVEFRQSGARTPQCTMLGALTKPSDESVLKKLSTRWQKKFGEQIDQDLLYLISVDRVLHMEDFNEDGMWVVPSEYTSAEPDPLRNSAENLVEEFNSKHAEDVHRIYSIYVESDLQVADVKMIWVDRLGFDLHVNSGEGVFAVRIPFSRDVSDEKGVKSSFNMMSHHAWEVEKSYASPEFEKVQFLKKVR; encoded by the exons ATGTCGTCCTCGTCTTCGCCTTCCCTCCTCTCCTCGCCGCTCCCATCCCCGGCCACCGTCCTCTCCAAGAAGCCGGCGTCCCTGCGCGCCGTCCCCTCCGGGACCGCGAGGCGCTGGGTTCGGGTGGTggcagccgcggcggccgccgcggcacCAGTATCCGCGGCGTCGCAGGCGCGGCCGTCGGCGGCGGAGGTAGCGCGGACGGTCGTGGAGCTGGCCCCGTCCGGGACGCTCTCCGTGGTGGGACCCGACGGCTGGCCGCTTGGCGTCGGCGCGCGCTTCGTCGCGGATGCCGCCGGTGCGCCCGCGCTCTGCCTGGCCGCCGCGGAGGTCGCCGTGCCCGATGCGCCGTCCAGCTTCCATGTTGAG TTTCGGCAGAGTGGGGCTAGGACACCACAGTGCACTATGCTTGGTGCCTTAACTAAGCCTAGTGATGAGTCTGTGTTGAAG AAGCTTTCCACTAGGTGGCAAAAGAAATTTGGGGAACAGATTGATCAAGATCTTCTGTATTTAATATCTGTTGATCGGGTCTTGCACATGGAAGATTTCAATGAG GACGGTATGTGGGTAGTTCCATCAGAGTACACCAGTGCAGAACCTGATCCTCTACGTAATTCTGCTGAAAACCTTGTGGAGGAATTTAACAGCAAACATGCCGAAGATGTCCATAGGATATACAGCATATACGTCGAATCAGATTTGCAG GTGGCAGATGTGAAGATGATTTGGGTTGATAGGTTAGGTTTTGACTTGCATGTTAATTCTGGGGAAGGTGTCTTTGCTGTTCGGATCCCTTTTTCAAGAGACGTCTCTGACGAGAAGGGTGTGAAATCATCATTCAACATGATGTCTCATCATGCGTGGGAGGTAGAGAAGAGCTATGCCAGTCCTGAGTTTGAGAAGGTACAGTTCTTGAAGAAGGTCAGATAG